The Candidatus Binatus sp. sequence TGCTTGCGCCCGGCGGCCCGATACTCATCCTGGCCGGCGCGGGCTCGGGCAAGACCCGCGCGCTGACCTACCGTATCGCCCACATCCTGGCCGAGCGCAAGGCGTCGCCCGCCGAGATGCTGGCGGTCACATTCACCAACAAGGCGGCCAACGAGATGCGCGAGCGCGTCATATCGCTGCTCGGTGACGGCAACTACGCGCGCATCCCGTGGGTCAGCACCTTTCATTCCGCGTGCGCGCGAATTCTGCGCCAGGAAGGCCACGCGCTCGGCTACGACCGCAATTTTTCGATCCTCGACGAAGGCGATTCGCTGGCCACGATTCGCCAGGTGCTCGGCGACGCCGCGCTGGCCGACTCGCCGCCGCTCGAACTTGCGCGCGCACGAATCGAGCAGGCCAAGAACGAGGCGGTCACGCCCGACGAAATGCAGGCGCGCGCCAAGCCCGGGCGCGAGGCCTCGATCGCGCAGATTTACCGGCTCTACCAGGAGCGGATGCGCGAGATGAACGCGATGGACTTCAGCGATTTGCAATTGCAAACCTGGCTGTTGTTCGAGCGCTTTCCCGAAATCCTCGAGAAATGGCAGCGGCGCGCGGCGCATTTGCTGGTCGATGAGTACCAGGACACCAATCGCGTCCAGTATTTGATCGTCAAGGCGCTCGCCGCGCGATCGGGAAATCTGTGCGTGGTCGGCGACGAGGATCAATCCATCTACCGCTGGCGCGGCGCCGACATCCGCAACATCCTCGATTTCGAGCGCGACTACCCGGCCGCGCAGATTTTCAAGCTCGAGCAAAACTACCGCTCGACGAAAACCATCCTTGCCGCGGCGGGCGCCGTCATCCGCAACAACACCGAGCGCAAGGTCAAAAACTTGTGGACCGAAAACGGCGCCGGCGAGCCGGTCACCTGCTTCACCGGCGTCACCGAGCGCGACGAGGCCGACTTTATCGCGCTCGAGATTGCGCGGCTGACAGGCGCGGGCGGATTCAGAGCCGCCGAGGTCGTGGTTTTCTACCGGGTCAACGCCCAGTCGCGCGCGATCGAAGAGGCTCTTGTGCGGCGGCGAATCCCCTACTACGTCGTGGGCGGCGTGCGCTTTTACGAGCAGCGCGACGTCAAGGATCTGCTCGCCTACATGCGCGTGATCGCCAATCCAGCCGACGCCGTCAGCCTCGAACGAATGGTCGGCACGCCGCCGCGCGGAATTGGCGCGAAGTCCTTCGAGGCGATTGCCGAACTGGCCGCGCGCGAGCGTATCCCGGCATTCGAGGCGATGGGCCGGCTCGAGACCTGCTCCAAGGTCGCGCTCAGAATCGCCAAGCAAGCTGGGATGCTCTATTCGTGGATGCATGATCTCAGCGCGCGCGCGCCCGGCATGAGCGTCCGCGGGATTGTCGAGGAAGTCGTGGCGCACAGTGGTTTCGAGGCGTACCTCGATACGCTCGACGACGCGCCGGCACGCAAGCAAAATCTCGCCGAGATGCTCTCCGCGGCCAGCGCCTTCGACGCCGAAAAGTCCGGCGGCGGTTTGTCCGAATTCCTCGAGCGGATCGCACTGGTCAGCGACACCGAGCAGATCGATTCCAGCGGCGGACGCGCGGCGCTGATGACGCTGCACACCTCCAAGGGCCTCGAATACCCAATCGTGTTTATGGCCGGGATGGAGGAAGGCCTGTTTCCGCATAGCCGCGCGGCCGGCATCGACGAGGAAGTCGAGGAGGAGCGCCGCCTGTGCTACGTCGGCATGACGCGCGCGCGGCAGTTGCTCTATCTGACCAACACGCTCTCGCGCGAAATCTACGGCGTGCGCCAGGAGTCGCGTCAATCGCGATTCTTGCGCGAAGTCGATGGCGCCCTGATTCGGCGTATCGCGCCCGCTCGCGAGACCTCGCCGATACGCCCGCTGTCGCCGCGCGAGTCCTACGTCGATTTCGCTGACAGCCAGTTGCCCGACGACGATCCGGGGCCCGGCGGCGATGGCTTTTCAACCGGCGCGCGCGTGATCCATCCGACCTTCGGCCGCGGAATCGTTCGCCGGCGCGAGGGGCGCGGCGACGGCGCCAAGGCGTGGGTTAATTTCGAGCGCGGCGGAATCAAGCTGTTGGTGCTGAAGTTCGCGAACCTGCGGTTGCTTGCGGACTGATCGGGCCGCTATCATTCTACTGAATGCGACCACGCCGCCCCGCATCCGAATCGTTCGCGCGGATCTTCGTTCGCCTTGCCCGGGAGTTTATGAAGCGCTTCATTGACATCGCGATTCGAATTCTCCCCGCCCTGCTCCTCGTCGCGTTGGTCGCGATCCCGGCCGCCAATGGCGCGTGGACCGAAGCCGAGTTCGAGCGTCGCCCGCTCTATGCCTACCCGCTTCCCCGCGGCAAGGACGACATCATCGGCAATCTCATTACGTACCAGATCCAGAAGGGCGACACGCTGCTCGACGTCGGGCGATGGTTCGGGGTGACGGCCAAGGAAATTTCCAACGCAAATGGCGGAATCGACTGGTGGGGCCCCC is a genomic window containing:
- a CDS encoding ATP-dependent helicase; the protein is LAPGGPILILAGAGSGKTRALTYRIAHILAERKASPAEMLAVTFTNKAANEMRERVISLLGDGNYARIPWVSTFHSACARILRQEGHALGYDRNFSILDEGDSLATIRQVLGDAALADSPPLELARARIEQAKNEAVTPDEMQARAKPGREASIAQIYRLYQERMREMNAMDFSDLQLQTWLLFERFPEILEKWQRRAAHLLVDEYQDTNRVQYLIVKALAARSGNLCVVGDEDQSIYRWRGADIRNILDFERDYPAAQIFKLEQNYRSTKTILAAAGAVIRNNTERKVKNLWTENGAGEPVTCFTGVTERDEADFIALEIARLTGAGGFRAAEVVVFYRVNAQSRAIEEALVRRRIPYYVVGGVRFYEQRDVKDLLAYMRVIANPADAVSLERMVGTPPRGIGAKSFEAIAELAARERIPAFEAMGRLETCSKVALRIAKQAGMLYSWMHDLSARAPGMSVRGIVEEVVAHSGFEAYLDTLDDAPARKQNLAEMLSAASAFDAEKSGGGLSEFLERIALVSDTEQIDSSGGRAALMTLHTSKGLEYPIVFMAGMEEGLFPHSRAAGIDEEVEEERRLCYVGMTRARQLLYLTNTLSREIYGVRQESRQSRFLREVDGALIRRIAPARETSPIRPLSPRESYVDFADSQLPDDDPGPGGDGFSTGARVIHPTFGRGIVRRREGRGDGAKAWVNFERGGIKLLVLKFANLRLLAD